CAATTTTCTCATAGAGTACCTTTCTCATATGCTCATGGTTTTTAGCAATGATTTTAAGGTACAGCGTATAAGTACCGGAAATATAATAACACTCGGTAACCTCCGGAATTTTCTTTAATTCTTCAATAATACGGTTGGAGTCCTGATCTTTTTCAAGCGTGATTCCGGTAAAAGCTCCCCAGTCATAACCAATCTTTTTTTCATCCAGAACAGGCTTGATCCCTGCCAGTATACCTTGCTCAGTTAACCTGGATATGCGCTGA
This portion of the Pedobacter lusitanus genome encodes:
- a CDS encoding Lrp/AsnC family transcriptional regulator yields the protein MSQFKKLILFKGMDHIDEFDIQILKQLEIDGRMAYSAIATALGVSNTMVHQRISRLTEQGILAGIKPVLDEKKIGYDWGAFTGITLEKDQDSNRIIEELKKIPEVTECYYISGTYTLYLKIIAKNHEHMRKVLYEKIDNIQGIAKTDSIMELGCAFKRNIIL